AACAGGCCAGGGGATGTAATGATGATGTGATTATAATCACTGCTTACTCTCTCTTTTTCAGCCAAACTGAGCTTTTTATGGAATTTAAACTGAATTCTAAAATTAACTGTGAAAGAGTCATGGTGTAATACAGCCACAAAATGGATGATAGTTTCTGTatcttgctttttaaatagAGTGCAAGAGATCAAATTTTTGGTCAATTGCACTTCAGTTATATTTACTTTGTCTAGTAGTTGCCCCGAGTCAGACACCTTTCTCCAAACCTATTTTACAAGTTTATTTGTATTCTATTATAACCATGTTCAAATTAATTACgaaaagacaggaaaacatTGCTGTTCTTGTAGAGTAAATAGGTGTCACAAAATGCTGATTTCAATTTCCCCAGATTTTCCATCAACACTGAAGACCTGGTCCTATGACCTCCATTCCAGTCTTTATTGGTATTTAGGGCAAATTTATTCCTGTGTATGGAGCTTCCCAATTAGATTAGAAAAGTCAGATAATTAGTTCAACTTCTCAGTTGCTGGTGAGACACAGAGTTGTACAGGCACTTCAGCTTTTAGCTATCTATCTCTGACTTCAGATAGAAAAGATTAGTAAATTCTTTGAGATTTTCTATAGGAAGTTCTGTGGACATGAGAGAGTATTACCTTGACAGATTTTGAAATCCAAGGAAACTATGATTTATCTTGCTTGTGATTCTTATTAAATTATCTTGTGGAAATTATAAAGTGTGCTTTCTACAGAAGAACTGTGACTTGCTCTTGCAACACTACAAATTTGTTCCATGCCCTTACAGATATaagcacaaacaaaaaactgtcCCTCTTTATCCTATAGCCATGTCTGTAGATTGCTGTTAAACTATCTCATCTAAGAGCaagtagggagaaaaaaaaattccatctttAACACAGCTTGATTAAGTAATGAAGAGGTTAAACCTTGCATTGTTCTTCTCTTCAAGGAATTTTTAGGGAGAAACAAAACCATGTTGCTGTATTACTCACTTTAACAAGGTTTCCCTTAATTTAACAGGTTTGGTTGTGATTTCAGAGGAAACCAATCTGTTTGAATACAGAAGTATCCTGATAAAAGCTGGAAGCACGTACAGGCCTGTGTCTAATAAGTCTGCTATAGTAGACTGTGATTTTTAGACcctgaaaaaaatgtcaaagaTAGGGCTTTACATTTCACAGTAATTTCTTCACCGAACCCAAGAATTGGGGATTGGTATTCTATATACATCTATAAGTGAAAACAGTATAAGACacctttatatatttttctctgttataAATGTTTATATCCTAATACATTTATGGTTTGCTCATCCATTAAGGCAAGACCACCATGAAGCATTTAAACAATAAACATTATACCATGGTAGTGTTACACACTTTGTAAAAGCAGGCATTTAATACACAGTCACATCCTGATCTGCCATCTTTTGCTGCAAGGCAAGAGGTTTTAGAACCTAGAACTACAACTCTCACAAATGGAGGAGGAATGATCTACCTtaactctgctgctgctgcaagagcCCTTCCTTATGTGTGAGAACAGCTTTCTGACTCACTTTCTGTTTCAGCACTCTGGTGATCACCTTTGGCAACAGCTCTGGGGCTTCCCACCTAACAAAGGGTCAAATGAAATGCTGTTAAGGAATGGGTGAGATCTGTCATGGTACCATTGTCTAAAACTGGAGCATGgaccaaatttttatttttaaactcatGGATACACTATTTCATGGGAGAATTAAGCACTTTAGAATAATTAATTAGAAATCCAGCTGTTAGGTAAGTAGTAATTATTTGCATCTGAATTTAAGCCTCAGCACAGCAACGTTCTGACTTGCCTAAATAATAATTCTGAATGAGTAACAAGCCAAGagaacagctcagctctgcatcCTCACTTCTGTCTCTTAACCCATTCATCCCTTGAAAATTCCCAATGCAAAAAGTAGTGACTGTAATGCAAGGGAACTTGCAAGAGGCAAATTTATGTGTCCTTACCACCAAAATAGGGCCCAAAATACAGGGTTAATGGTGGTGGGTGACCTGCTCAATAAATTGGTTTATATATGGCCTGGAACTGCCAGCACTCCACCTGGGATGCTGTGTGAAACTTTCCAGCAGTGTGGGGTTTGtctgagctgggctgctttGTGTAAGACCAACAAACTGCCCACTTAGACACCACGCAGGCCAGACCTTCAGCTAGCATGACTTAACACTCATCTGCTGCCTGAAAATACATTCACAAAGGAGAAAGTTGGTATCTTTTTCTCCCCCACTTAAGTACACTTAAATTTGTTCCTGAATAGCTGAGTAAAACATGATTTCTCAGCAGAACAAATTCAACAGAAAAGTGCACTTGAAATAGTGACAGTTTTATAATTGTATGTTCATACAAAAAAGGCTTAGTTGTAGAAAGTCAATTTATTATTGAAATAAACGACTTATTTACAGAGATAGGTACTTTACAGTTTTACAAAGCAGGCAAAATTCTTCTCAGAATAAGGTACCAAAACAGTGACAAATTCATCACTGTCTAAATGCAATTTCTTCCAAAAAGAAATCTACAGCAATCATGAAACTAAATAATACCAATCACATAACAAAATGCTGTCCCTTGCAACTACAACAGTAGAAAAGACTTTTTACCAGTCATGACCTAGATTAAGCATCTGCTATACTTCTTTCTTCTTGAGTATTAGTGGACCTACATTATCTCCTGTTAACTCATTGTGCTTGTTGTGGGAGCCATCACAGACAgggaactgaaaacaaaaaaccaaacacaaggAATTAGCATAATTCTGTACAGCAGTTGCATTGTAGAAATACAGTGCATTACAGAAATACAgtgatttctgtatttcttcctAAGCCCTGAGTGCTCTGATAATGTTGCTAGTTCCTCCTGTGATGTCCTGGTTCAACATCAAACTCCCTGTCTCCTATCAGACACAGGATACTAAGGGCAACAAACACAGTTAATGGGTAACTAAGTTTGGGAGATCCTAAAATAGCTGTTCTTAGACACAGAGTCAGGGACAAAGCCTTTTCCATGAaagaacagcaaacaaaacagccATCACAGCTACAAATGGACTTACTGTGCAACTATTAAGAGTGCTCTTAATAGATTTAGTCATTTGCAACCAGAAAGTACTTTTTTAAGAGAAGCTGTAATACTTGGCTGAAGTGATTAGTCCAAAGTGAGAATAGCTGAGATAAGCTTCTTCAGTTCAGGGcagacttttttgtttttattaaaaaggaaagcatttggtccagggaaaacaaaaccagactgTGGTCAGGACATTCAAAATTGAAtcaggaaatgaaaattgaGGCAAAATGAAATACACTCATTTACATCTAGCTGATTTGGGGGATATGGAATATCCCAACCAGTCATCTCACTGCTCTGGACCAGACAGGAATCATCAACACAGGCCCAGCCTTATTTTCATTCTAATATGAACAACTTTCTAAGCATTGTTCTTTGCAAAATAAGAGTAGTTATCTCTTAATTAGTTGCAATGTATTTCCAAATAGTAAAACAggtttgcttggttttattCTTACTCACATGTGGTCACTCTCTAAACATTTTTAGAGAAACCCTACTGTGTTTCTTTCAAGTTTCTACAGTTGCTTTCTTCATGTAGACAGGTTTGTGCCATTCTACAAAGTTCAGGAGCATGTTCCAATTCCAGACAAATGCAACAGCTCAACACAGAGCAATCCACCACCAAAGCGCTGCTAAAAATATGCAAGTTTCAGTCTCTAACCCTACAGTAGCACAATGTCTTACCGTCTTCGAACGCCAACACCTGCAGTAAGCTTTAGTGAGGCACAGATCTTCAATGTTGATCTCATTCACTACTTTGGGATTTTCCTTCTGGATCTTGAGGTTAATCAAGCTATCcttctgctgtttcttcttGGAGAGGAAGGGACGGACAGCAAGGTAACCGAGCAAGGCCAGCACGCCCAGGAAAGGCAGTAACCGCAGCCATTCTGAAACTAGAGATAAGGTGGGATTTAGGCTGGCTTTCGGCACCACTCCAGgatggtgcagcagcagctactTGCACATGAAGTATGAAATGGGGCTCAGCAGGGCCCTCAGGGAAAACAAGATTCCATTGGTGagtctcagggaaaaaaaaagaagacctAGATTAAGTCCTAGGATTTACTCCAGCCAAAGTAAAAATCTGACTCCTAGAATTTATTGAATTGAAATTAATTGATGAAATTGCATTTTATCACTCTAGAAGATTATTCAATGGAAGAATATAAAACATATAGAAGATTTATTGAAATGGGCAACACTAAGGTACTGGTAAAACCTTCACCAAtctctttggttttatttttcagaccTCTGCTCAGGGATCTGCAATCAGTTTCTACAACATGGAGAAAGAAAGACACCTAAGACCAGGAGGTTAAGTcacagaaaattgctttttacCAAGGTAAAGAACTTCTCTCAAGtacagttaaaaaataaaagtatccACTGAAGATCTGGCTCCCCTACTGCTACATCATTATAAATCTTCTAGGCATACTGGTGAGAGAAGACTTACTGGACTTTTTAAGAAATGCATCAATAATTGGCATTTATATAAATAAGTGTATCTACTTTCTTCCAGCAGAACATGCTGTGAAGAACATGCACCCCAGTGCAATTTAAATACCATGGTGCACTAAAGGTTGAGAGCACTTTTCTaaatttctggaaaataattaaatctaAACACTCATACAGAAGggagtttaaaaatattttagaagaaagaaaaaagtataaCAAGCTGGACCACAAGTAGCTGCACAAGCATTTTTTAAGACAAGACACTAATcaacttcaaaataatttaagatcAGAATATAGCAAGATTCTGCTCTACAAATTGTTTTTTGAAATTAAGATgtatgagaaagaaaacacaaaagagCAGGGTAAGTCTGCCAGGTGGGTTGTAACCCTAGAAAAATACAATATTCTGTATAGCCTGATTTAATTTGTACTAGTAAAACACAAGTTTATGCTAATATTTCTCCAGTTAGAATCCAATGGATTTTTCTTAAGGATTTGAATTTTCTGGAACCAGACcacataatgaaaataatttgtgggattaatattttgttctttgttgCCTTTGATGTGACAGCCACATTTAGTGCATTTATCTGGCAATGCATCACAGCTGCATAAATGCTAAAGGCACTGCAAGAAGTCTCAGCAGTCATTCCCCAACTGCACCTGCAGCAGTCCCTACAAACCACAATTCACCACATTCACTAGGACTCACTGCAAGGCATTAATCTCTGGTGCTCTTTACTTAGTTCCTCCAACGAGCAGCAAGCCCTAAATAATAATTAACACTGAGATACTTAAATGTTTTCAGCTGCACAGAATCCTGAGTTCCTGGACAGCAGTGCCTGTCTGCCTTTTCTATCATTACTTTTCCAGAACACTCCATCAATTCCATCAGGAATCCAAATACACTTTCTTACCTTACCTGAAGGACTGACTTGGAATGTATTTCAAAAGAGAGGTAAAGTATTTggttactgaaaaaaaattccaaactttGTATTTAACCTGACTGTTGACAAAAATGTGGATCTCTACAAAGCCACTCCTCTGAACTCCAAGACAGAACAGACATTCCAAGGGGCACACCAGGACCAGGGCATCTGTCAAGTGTGTGGTGAATATAACTGGGCTAAGACTGACACACAAGAAGGACAGGTCTCACACTCTGATACAGCATCAAAA
The genomic region above belongs to Molothrus aeneus isolate 106 chromosome 4, BPBGC_Maene_1.0, whole genome shotgun sequence and contains:
- the CISD2 gene encoding CDGSH iron-sulfur domain-containing protein 2 produces the protein MVLETLARIVKVQLPAYLKRLPLPESVGGFIRLTVSEWLRLLPFLGVLALLGYLAVRPFLSKKKQQKDSLINLKIQKENPKVVNEINIEDLCLTKAYCRCWRSKTFPVCDGSHNKHNELTGDNVGPLILKKKEV